Proteins encoded within one genomic window of Marasmius oreades isolate 03SP1 chromosome 4, whole genome shotgun sequence:
- the GRX5 gene encoding monothiol glutaredoxin grx5 — translation MFRLSLRSPIQTLRPNAAAAALTSSRLVAYRRFLSQDSKAKIQEAINAKPVVLFMKGTPEFPECGFSRAAIQVLDLQGVDPVKMQTYNVLADSELRQDIKEFSDWPTIPQLYVNGEFVGGCDILLSMHQSGELEKFLNQNQVILPPETETSTA, via the exons ATGTTCAGACTTTCCCTACGTTCACCG ATACAAACCCTCCGACCGAAtgcggcagcagcagcactCACATCGAGCCGACTGGTCGCGTATCGGCGTTTCCTCTCTCAAGATTCGAAAGCGAAAATACAAGAAGCCATCAACGCAAAACCCGTAGTGCTATTCATGAAAGGGACGCCTGAATTTCCCGAATGTGGATTCTCAAGAGCTGCCATTCAGGTTTTGGATCTTCAGGGTGTTGACCCGGTGAAGATGCAGACTTATAATGTCCTCGCCGATTCAGAGTTGCGACAGGATATTAAGGAATTTTC GGATTGGCCAACGATACCTCAACTATATGTCAACGGAGAATTCGTCGGAGGATGTGATATTCTTTTATCGA TGCACCAGTCTGGAGAGCTCGAAAAATTCCTGAACCAGAACCAGGTTATCCTTCCACCAGAGACGGAAACTTCGACAGCTTAG